The window ATGGCAAGGAAGGCATCCAGGCATTTATTGAAAAGCGGGAGCCGGATTTTAAAGGATAAAGATAATCCTGCAGGGCACAAGGCCCTGCGGGAATATCCATACAGGGATTTTTTTTGTCCCGATTTTTTTCAATCTTTAGAAGAATGAATTTTGGGAGGGAAAACGGCATGAATATTTTTGTATTAATGAAAAGAACGTTCGATACTGAAGAAAAAATTTCAATATCGGGCGGAAAAATCAACGAGGATGGAGCCGAATTCATCATCAACCCGTACGATGAATATGCAATTGAGGAAGCAATCCGTGTCAGAGATGCACAGGGTGGGGAAGTAACTGTTGTATCGGTTGGATCTGAGGAAGCTGAAAAGCAGCTCAGAACTGCTCTAGCGATGGGTGCGGATAAAGCGGTCCTTATCAATACCGAGGATGATGTTGAAAATGGCGATCAGTTTACAACAGCAAAAATCCTCGCCGAATTTTTAAAAGACAAAGATGCTGACCTAATCCTTGGCGGCAATGTCGCAATTGACGGAGGATCAGGACAGGTTGGGCCTCGTGTAGCCGAATTGCTCGATATTCCATACGTCACAACGATCACTAAACTCGAAATCAACGGCGGCACTGTCACTGTAACCCGTGATGTTGAAGGTGACTCCGAGGTTGTCGAAACGTCATTGCCACTGCTTGTAACTGCTCAGCAAGGGCTCAACGACCCTCGCTATCCTTCGCTTCCGGGAATTATGAAGGCGAAAAAGAAACCGCTTGAAGAATTGGAATTAGATGATCTTGACCTAGAAGAGGACGATGTCGAGGCGAAGACAAAGACGATTGAAATTTATCTGCCGCCTAAGAAAGAGGCAGGGCGCGTCCTTCAAGGTGAGCTTGCTGACCAGGTGAAAGAACTAGTCCAGCTTTTGCATAGCGAAGCAAAAGTAGTTTAATAGGGGGGAAAGAGTTATGGCGAGAAAAGTTTTGGTATTGGGCGAGGTTCGTGACGGTTCGTTAAGGAATGTTACGTTCGAAGCCATTGCAGCGGGTAAAATAGTAGCAGAAGGCGGCGAAGTAGTTGGGCTTCTTGTTGGCGAAAGTGTAAGCGCTTTAAGTGAGGAGCTTTTCCAATATGGAGCGGACAGGGTTGTCGTTGTAGAAGACGCGAAGCTTAAAAATTACACTCCGGACGGTTATTCCCAGGCATTATTGGCAGTCGTTGATGCCGAGAGCCCTGAAGGCATCATTTTTGGCCACACCGCACAAGGAAAGGATTTGGCGCCAAAAGTTGCCGCAAAGCTTGGCAGCGGACTTGTTTCAGACGTAACCGACCTTGAAGCAGCAGGTGGAAATC is drawn from Bacillus sp. FJAT-18017 and contains these coding sequences:
- a CDS encoding electron transfer flavoprotein subunit beta/FixA family protein, producing the protein MNIFVLMKRTFDTEEKISISGGKINEDGAEFIINPYDEYAIEEAIRVRDAQGGEVTVVSVGSEEAEKQLRTALAMGADKAVLINTEDDVENGDQFTTAKILAEFLKDKDADLILGGNVAIDGGSGQVGPRVAELLDIPYVTTITKLEINGGTVTVTRDVEGDSEVVETSLPLLVTAQQGLNDPRYPSLPGIMKAKKKPLEELELDDLDLEEDDVEAKTKTIEIYLPPKKEAGRVLQGELADQVKELVQLLHSEAKVV